Proteins found in one archaeon genomic segment:
- a CDS encoding adenosylcobalamin-dependent ribonucleoside-diphosphate reductase produces the protein MTSIVEQPRDSPNAGEQGKVEVHIPAETLAAFGGDELRSRVFYEKYALRDLNGVQVEKVPGDLWRRVAKELASPERDEERKKEWASKFYWLLEDYRFVPGGRILFGAGQPRKSTLLNCYFFRIKEDSIESIFDWCKEAARTYSFGGGVGTDISVLRPRGAPVNNSAIYSSGSVSFMELLSTTTGTIGQAGRRGALMITIRVDHPDVMDFIGVKKDLKKVNYANISIKISDDFMKAVEADTDFRLHFKNEKVEMNRTVRARDVWKSLIKGAWQSAEPGVLFWDTIKRESTTEYNGMEVQGVNPCSEQTLESYGCCCLGSVNLSAFVKEPFTERASIDWESLTRATQYGVRFLDNVLDYNAEKHPLKQQGEASLHSRRIGVGITGLGDMLIKLGLKYDEDSTIGFVDHLFERIKNVIYDYSTELAKEKGSFPAFDAEKHLAQPFVSRLEEKVKEKIRSQGIRNAAITTIPPVGSGSILAGCSSGVEPVFALSYTRRSKSLSEGEFKVFHPLVKEFMKATTTRDEAQLPNYFVTAHDIKPEMRVKMQATIQKHIDTAISSTVNLPEEITPEEVERIYMLAWRMGCKGITVYREGSREGILETDKVAKKAEQKASFARPRMMEGRTLKLKLPQGGLYLTGNLADGELKEVFVTLGKSGGDEKADAEALGRLISLYLQHGGDTKSIISTLKGIKGKYVSWDEGTQLLSIPDAIAKALEIMTLNRVVKESSMGPQVNAKQSHQGGTCPDCHESSLVFENGCYSCKNCGYSKCE, from the coding sequence ATGACGTCAATCGTTGAACAACCACGGGACTCTCCGAATGCCGGGGAACAGGGCAAGGTGGAGGTCCACATCCCGGCTGAGACGCTCGCGGCGTTCGGAGGAGACGAACTGCGCTCGAGGGTCTTCTACGAAAAGTACGCACTTAGGGACCTGAACGGGGTTCAGGTCGAGAAGGTCCCCGGGGACCTGTGGCGGAGGGTCGCGAAGGAGCTCGCCTCGCCTGAAAGGGACGAGGAGAGGAAGAAGGAGTGGGCGTCGAAGTTCTACTGGCTGCTGGAGGACTACCGCTTCGTGCCCGGAGGTAGGATACTCTTCGGCGCCGGGCAGCCCAGGAAGTCCACGCTTCTCAACTGCTACTTCTTCAGGATAAAGGAAGACTCCATCGAGTCGATCTTCGATTGGTGCAAGGAGGCTGCCAGGACCTACAGCTTCGGGGGCGGGGTGGGGACGGACATCTCAGTCCTGAGGCCCAGGGGAGCCCCGGTAAACAACTCTGCAATCTACAGCTCGGGGTCGGTTTCCTTCATGGAGCTGCTCTCGACGACCACCGGCACAATCGGCCAGGCGGGGAGGAGGGGGGCGCTCATGATTACGATCAGGGTCGACCACCCGGACGTGATGGACTTCATCGGCGTGAAGAAGGACCTCAAGAAGGTCAACTATGCCAACATCTCCATCAAGATTTCGGACGACTTCATGAAGGCGGTCGAGGCAGACACCGACTTCAGGCTTCACTTCAAGAACGAGAAGGTGGAGATGAACAGGACAGTTAGAGCCAGGGACGTCTGGAAGTCGCTGATCAAGGGCGCCTGGCAGTCCGCGGAGCCAGGGGTCCTCTTCTGGGACACGATCAAGCGCGAGTCGACAACGGAATACAACGGGATGGAGGTCCAGGGGGTCAACCCGTGCAGCGAGCAGACCCTGGAGAGCTATGGGTGCTGCTGCCTGGGGTCGGTCAACCTCAGCGCCTTCGTGAAGGAGCCCTTCACTGAGAGGGCGAGCATCGACTGGGAGTCGCTGACGAGGGCGACCCAGTACGGGGTCAGGTTCCTGGACAACGTCCTGGACTACAACGCCGAGAAGCACCCGCTGAAGCAGCAGGGAGAGGCGTCCCTGCACAGCAGGAGGATCGGGGTCGGGATCACGGGCCTGGGCGACATGCTGATTAAGCTGGGGCTGAAGTACGACGAGGACTCTACGATAGGGTTCGTGGACCACCTCTTCGAGAGGATCAAGAACGTGATCTACGACTACTCGACGGAGCTGGCGAAGGAGAAGGGTAGCTTCCCCGCCTTCGACGCGGAGAAGCACCTCGCGCAGCCCTTCGTCTCGAGGCTCGAAGAGAAGGTCAAGGAGAAGATCCGCTCTCAGGGGATAAGGAACGCGGCGATAACCACAATACCTCCGGTCGGCTCCGGCTCCATACTCGCTGGGTGCTCGAGCGGGGTCGAGCCGGTCTTCGCGCTCTCCTACACGAGGAGGAGCAAGTCGCTTAGCGAGGGCGAGTTCAAGGTCTTCCACCCGCTCGTCAAGGAGTTCATGAAGGCTACAACGACGAGGGACGAGGCTCAGCTCCCCAACTACTTCGTCACGGCCCACGACATCAAGCCCGAGATGAGGGTCAAGATGCAGGCGACCATCCAGAAGCACATCGACACTGCGATCTCGAGCACAGTCAACCTCCCGGAGGAGATCACTCCTGAAGAGGTAGAGAGGATCTACATGCTCGCCTGGAGGATGGGGTGCAAGGGCATCACAGTCTACAGGGAGGGGAGCAGGGAAGGGATCCTCGAGACCGACAAGGTCGCCAAGAAGGCGGAGCAGAAGGCGTCCTTCGCGCGCCCCAGGATGATGGAGGGGAGGACGCTCAAACTGAAGCTCCCGCAGGGCGGGCTCTACCTGACGGGGAACCTGGCCGATGGCGAGCTCAAGGAGGTCTTCGTGACCCTCGGAAAGTCTGGAGGGGACGAGAAGGCCGACGCGGAGGCCCTGGGGAGGCTCATCAGCCTCTACCTGCAGCACGGAGGGGATACCAAGAGCATCATCTCGACCCTGAAGGGCATAAAGGGCAAGTACGTTTCATGGGACGAGGGGACCCAGCTCCTCTCGATACCGGACGCCATCGCGAAGGCCCTGGAGATAATGACCCTGAACCGCGTGGTCAAGGAGTCCTCGATGGGCCCGCAGGTAAACGCGAAGCAGTCTCACCAGGGCGGGACGTGCCCCGACTGCCACGAGAGCAGCCTCGTGTTTGAGAATGGGTGCTACAGCTGCAAGAATTGTGGCTACAGCAAGTGCGAGTAG
- a CDS encoding DNA-3-methyladenine glycosylase: MARLRRSFYEGRADRVARALLGKRLVRVREGRRLAGVIVETEAYRGTRDPGSHAYRGRKPRNAVMFGDPGHAYLYFTYGNHWMLNLTCEPSQRPAAVLIRALEPSEGVALMKRNRRVEEEVEIASGPGKLAKALGLDGALNGEDVVTSRRLFVEDGLSAGRIGVSSRVGLSEGWERKWRFYIAGNRFVSRGKPSLPRKP, from the coding sequence GTGGCGCGCCTGCGGAGGTCCTTCTACGAGGGGCGGGCAGATAGAGTCGCCAGGGCACTCCTAGGCAAGAGGCTCGTGAGAGTCAGGGAGGGTCGGAGGCTGGCGGGAGTGATAGTCGAGACCGAGGCATACAGAGGGACAAGGGACCCGGGGAGCCATGCCTACAGGGGAAGGAAGCCGAGGAACGCGGTAATGTTCGGAGACCCGGGCCATGCCTATCTCTACTTCACGTACGGCAACCACTGGATGCTCAACTTGACGTGCGAGCCTTCACAGAGGCCAGCCGCGGTCCTGATCAGGGCCCTTGAGCCCTCTGAGGGGGTCGCCCTGATGAAGCGGAACCGTCGGGTGGAAGAGGAGGTCGAGATTGCCAGCGGCCCCGGGAAGCTTGCGAAGGCCCTTGGACTGGACGGGGCCTTGAACGGGGAGGATGTCGTGACCTCTCGGAGGCTCTTCGTCGAAGACGGGCTTTCCGCGGGACGGATCGGAGTGAGTTCCAGGGTGGGCCTGAGCGAAGGGTGGGAGAGGAAGTGGAGGTTCTACATCGCCGGGAACAGGTTCGTTTCGAGGGGAAAACCGTCGCTTCCGCGGAAGCCATAA
- a CDS encoding DNA helicase UvrD, which translates to MRVTADLQLHSKYALATSKFMDLEHLAEGAKVKGLNLLGTGDFTHPAWFAELQSKLQPISGTGLFSYSGMTWMLAGEVSTVYEAGGRVRKVHHLIYSPDLETVSQINQELGKYGRLASDGRPVLKGLGSPELVERLHSISSSIVVVPAHIWTPWFGAFGSKSGFDSLEECYQDQAARIFAVETGLSSDPPMNWMLRSLDKVALMSNSDAHSPNPWRLGREANVFDLPRLTYDEVFSSVRLKDRSRFLYTIEVDPAYGKYHFTGHKKCGTSFLPKDANRLGNKCPTCGKKMTVGVLQRVEELADRPEGEEAPGAVPFRKLIPLYEVISAATGVNRLYVKRVLEEQDRLIRTFGTELSVLLEVGASELERAASPKVADAIVSVREGRVVFTPGYDGVYGVPSFPERS; encoded by the coding sequence GTGCGCGTGACTGCGGACCTTCAGCTCCACTCGAAGTACGCGCTGGCGACCTCCAAGTTCATGGACCTTGAGCACCTCGCGGAGGGGGCCAAGGTCAAGGGGCTCAACCTCCTCGGGACCGGCGACTTTACGCACCCAGCCTGGTTCGCCGAGCTTCAGTCCAAGCTCCAGCCCATCTCAGGGACAGGCCTCTTCTCTTACTCGGGGATGACATGGATGCTCGCCGGGGAGGTGAGCACAGTCTACGAGGCCGGAGGCCGGGTCCGCAAGGTCCACCACCTGATCTACTCGCCCGACCTCGAGACTGTCTCTCAGATCAACCAAGAGCTCGGGAAGTACGGGCGGCTGGCTTCGGACGGCAGGCCGGTGCTCAAAGGGCTTGGGTCGCCGGAGCTTGTCGAGAGGCTGCACTCCATTTCCAGTTCCATCGTGGTCGTCCCCGCCCACATCTGGACCCCCTGGTTCGGCGCCTTCGGGAGCAAGTCCGGCTTTGACAGCCTCGAGGAGTGCTACCAGGACCAGGCCGCCAGGATCTTCGCCGTCGAGACCGGCTTAAGCTCGGACCCGCCGATGAATTGGATGCTAAGGTCGCTGGACAAGGTCGCCCTGATGTCCAACTCGGACGCGCACTCCCCCAACCCCTGGCGCCTGGGGAGGGAAGCGAACGTCTTCGACCTGCCCAGACTTACCTACGACGAGGTCTTCAGCTCGGTCAGGCTCAAGGACAGGTCCAGGTTCCTCTACACGATTGAAGTGGACCCAGCCTATGGGAAGTATCACTTCACCGGCCACAAGAAGTGCGGGACTTCATTCCTGCCCAAGGATGCCAATCGCCTGGGGAACAAGTGTCCGACGTGCGGCAAGAAGATGACGGTCGGAGTCCTCCAGAGGGTGGAGGAGCTCGCAGACAGGCCCGAGGGGGAGGAGGCCCCCGGGGCGGTCCCCTTCAGGAAGCTCATCCCCCTCTACGAAGTGATCTCTGCCGCGACAGGAGTGAACCGGCTCTACGTCAAGCGCGTACTTGAGGAACAGGACCGCCTCATCCGCACCTTCGGGACGGAGCTCTCCGTCCTACTCGAGGTGGGCGCTTCAGAGCTGGAAAGAGCGGCCTCTCCGAAGGTCGCCGACGCGATCGTCTCCGTCAGGGAGGGAAGGGTCGTCTTTACACCTGGCTACGACGGAGTCTACGGGGTGCCTTCTTTCCCAGAGCGCTCTTGA
- a CDS encoding V-type ATP synthase subunit B → MTKSSSGLEYSKVAEIRGPLLVVDGVERAAFDELVEIDDGSGKKRLARVLETGFGKAVVQVFEGTSGLSVSGTKARFLGKTMQLPVSDQLLGRVFDGLGRPLDGLPEPVAKEFLDVNGAPINPEQREYPTDLIQTGVSVIDGMLTLVRGQKLPIFSGAGMPHNKLAAQIARQATVVGEGEEFAVVFAAVGVSHSEATFFQRTLAESGAIRRSILYLNLADDPAIERIITPRVALTAAEYLAYELGMHVLVIITDITNYAEALREISAAREEVPGRKGFPGYLYTDLATNYERAGRIKGKKGSITQMPILSMPSDDVTHPIPDLTGYITEGQIFLGRELFRKGIFPPVYVLSSLSRLMGPALGYVIKAGRARPDHQQVGNQLYNAYARAVELRALAEIVGKSGLTGSDLKYLTFGDEFEQKYLNQGYDENRTFEDTLRIAWETLSILPESELTNIKEEFIKEHYVQGK, encoded by the coding sequence ATGACCAAGTCTTCTTCGGGTCTAGAATACAGCAAGGTCGCTGAGATCAGGGGCCCCCTGCTCGTGGTCGACGGCGTCGAAAGGGCAGCCTTCGACGAACTGGTCGAGATCGACGACGGGTCGGGCAAGAAGAGGCTCGCGCGCGTCCTCGAGACCGGCTTCGGCAAGGCAGTCGTGCAGGTCTTCGAAGGTACTTCGGGTCTCTCGGTGAGCGGGACCAAGGCCCGCTTCCTGGGCAAGACCATGCAGCTCCCAGTCTCCGACCAGCTCCTGGGCAGGGTCTTCGACGGGCTCGGCCGCCCCCTCGACGGCCTCCCTGAGCCTGTCGCGAAGGAGTTCCTCGACGTCAACGGAGCCCCCATCAACCCCGAGCAGCGCGAGTACCCAACCGACCTCATTCAGACCGGGGTCTCGGTCATCGACGGCATGCTAACCCTCGTCAGGGGCCAGAAGCTCCCAATCTTCTCGGGGGCCGGGATGCCCCACAACAAGCTCGCGGCCCAGATCGCCCGCCAGGCCACGGTGGTCGGCGAGGGCGAGGAGTTCGCAGTGGTCTTCGCGGCGGTCGGGGTCTCGCACAGCGAGGCGACCTTCTTCCAGAGGACGCTCGCCGAGTCTGGCGCCATCCGCAGGAGCATACTCTACCTCAACCTCGCGGACGACCCGGCCATCGAGAGGATCATCACCCCGAGGGTCGCTCTCACGGCCGCAGAGTATCTGGCCTACGAGCTCGGCATGCACGTCCTTGTAATCATCACAGACATCACCAACTACGCGGAGGCGCTGCGCGAGATCTCGGCTGCCCGTGAGGAGGTTCCCGGGCGCAAGGGCTTCCCCGGCTACCTCTACACCGACCTTGCTACCAACTACGAGCGGGCGGGCAGGATCAAGGGGAAGAAGGGGAGCATCACCCAGATGCCGATACTCTCGATGCCCTCCGACGACGTCACCCATCCCATCCCGGACCTTACGGGATACATCACCGAGGGACAGATATTTCTCGGCAGGGAGCTCTTCAGGAAGGGGATCTTCCCCCCGGTCTACGTCCTCTCGAGCCTGAGCAGGCTGATGGGACCGGCTCTGGGCTACGTGATCAAGGCAGGGCGCGCAAGGCCCGACCACCAGCAGGTCGGTAACCAGCTCTACAACGCATACGCGAGGGCTGTGGAGCTCCGGGCGCTCGCGGAGATCGTGGGCAAGTCCGGCCTCACCGGCTCGGACCTGAAGTACCTGACCTTCGGGGACGAGTTCGAGCAGAAGTACCTCAACCAGGGCTACGACGAGAACAGGACCTTCGAGGACACGCTGAGGATCGCGTGGGAGACCCTCTCGATTCTCCCTGAGAGCGAGCTTACCAACATCAAGGAAGAGTTCATCAAAGAGCACTACGTCCAAGGCAAATAG
- a CDS encoding MFS transporter, whose product MSGGVSIPGLATLRSIPIKVRLLVLSQIVNTLAFGYFLIYVSGYLVDIKVLDGGSVGLIFGIEGLVLIAAGIPLGLLSDKKGRKWFLILGNVLLPPTVIIFAITHDFSLYLVAAVTAGVAEAASLSSWNAIIADQTEPGARDAAFSLSFIVGNVGISAGLALPLALPVLGNAFGVSLEVAHSQALLYIGIASFFVPVLLFLLLRGYREKPKQAETSENSGDLRLLLKFSGMSGIIGLGAGLIIPLMGTWFLYKFAVPDIFSGPFLALSGMTIAFAALGSAWLSKRFGLFRSIVMTAGSSTAFMASMAFIPNLFLAGGVYLVRASLMNMAAPLMDSYLMGIIHPGRRGLASAISAIVWRLPNSISTIVGGYILLLGFTSGNHLLYDAPWLGAAGLYVLGISLLYTNFRNVKTKG is encoded by the coding sequence TTGTCCGGAGGCGTCTCCATCCCGGGTCTGGCCACCCTGCGCTCGATTCCAATCAAGGTCCGGCTCCTCGTCCTTTCTCAGATCGTAAACACGCTGGCGTTCGGGTACTTCCTCATCTACGTCAGCGGCTACCTTGTGGACATCAAGGTGCTGGACGGAGGGAGCGTGGGCCTGATCTTCGGGATCGAAGGGCTCGTACTCATCGCGGCAGGAATACCGCTGGGGCTCCTCTCGGACAAGAAGGGGAGGAAGTGGTTCTTGATCCTTGGGAACGTCCTTCTCCCCCCGACCGTGATAATCTTCGCCATAACCCACGACTTTAGCCTCTACTTGGTCGCGGCCGTCACGGCGGGGGTCGCAGAGGCGGCTTCTCTGTCCTCATGGAACGCAATCATCGCCGACCAGACGGAACCAGGGGCCCGGGACGCGGCCTTCTCGCTCTCGTTTATCGTCGGCAACGTCGGAATCTCTGCGGGCCTTGCTTTGCCTCTCGCACTGCCAGTACTCGGCAATGCCTTCGGGGTCTCCCTGGAAGTCGCGCACTCCCAGGCGCTGCTGTACATAGGAATCGCCAGCTTCTTCGTGCCGGTCCTACTCTTCCTGCTGCTCAGGGGCTACCGCGAGAAGCCCAAGCAGGCCGAGACGAGCGAGAACTCGGGGGACCTCAGGCTCCTGCTCAAGTTCTCAGGGATGAGCGGGATCATCGGGCTGGGGGCGGGCTTGATCATCCCTCTGATGGGCACCTGGTTCCTCTACAAGTTCGCCGTCCCCGACATCTTCAGCGGTCCCTTCCTCGCTCTCTCGGGGATGACGATCGCCTTCGCTGCGCTGGGAAGCGCGTGGCTATCGAAGCGTTTCGGTCTGTTCAGGTCTATCGTGATGACGGCGGGAAGCTCCACCGCCTTCATGGCCAGCATGGCTTTCATACCAAACCTCTTCCTGGCAGGAGGGGTCTACCTGGTCAGGGCCTCGCTGATGAACATGGCCGCACCTCTGATGGACTCCTACCTCATGGGGATAATTCATCCTGGAAGGCGGGGACTGGCGAGCGCGATCTCGGCCATAGTATGGAGGCTGCCAAACAGCATCAGCACGATCGTAGGAGGGTACATCCTCCTCCTGGGGTTCACTTCCGGGAACCACCTCCTGTACGACGCCCCATGGCTGGGGGCCGCCGGCCTGTACGTGCTGGGGATATCGCTGCTCTACACCAACTTTAGGAATGTAAAGACCAAGGGCTGA
- a CDS encoding Trm112 family protein: MQRRLLDILACPIDKHYPLELLEFELKGDVIAEGVLLCSECGRYYPITDEIPVMLPDNLRTKKDDLVFLEKWKEKLPDKVVHGGKPWSL; the protein is encoded by the coding sequence TTGCAGCGAAGACTCTTGGACATTCTCGCATGCCCGATAGACAAGCACTATCCCCTCGAGCTGCTCGAGTTCGAGCTGAAGGGAGACGTGATCGCCGAGGGAGTTCTTCTCTGTTCGGAGTGCGGGAGGTACTATCCCATAACGGACGAGATCCCGGTCATGCTGCCGGACAACCTTAGGACGAAGAAGGACGACCTCGTCTTTCTAGAGAAGTGGAAGGAAAAGCTCCCGGACAAGGTTGTCCACGGCGGAAAGCCTTGGAGCCTCTGA
- a CDS encoding ArsR family transcriptional regulator, with product MQAAPRRVKTIYSVIASPQRLEILRILNIKGPLTYSALKTLAGFKSKKESGKFAYHLRKLVKQLLIQLNRQERKYTVTNLGRLVLNLTRQIEEQSLVESGKLYVRTSHQTMEEFNANKILQSLVKEAGMPVELAQKITSETESRLYKFQTQYLTAPLIREIVNALLVEHSMEEYRHKLTRLGMPIYDVTQLLGKAGDDGGNVESLVHQTGKQVFSEYLLLEQLPRDVADAHLSGDIHIANAGSWGLTPDTVFVDLLSVRSAGLNPRGRIANTSMIPSPENSERALGIVLNMSSMLTREVSDEVTFRNFLQFVAPFCKSRGKRELESLFLRFFEMLSSPMAGTEAPAVSLELNPYKHDDIGREVMDRTLDAALGAYRSFVEETPRPDVRLLLAKPGRVDETKTLKDAAAIIFNGGRIAFFSSDQRRSFLGLNANILGQDSQADNISVLHGLSLNLPRLAYDSNQDETYFRAKLALLISVAADALSTRRRLIERTLKRGLLPSLAAGSDAVTSETMPLIMNLVGMDETLASLIRDPTVSSRYELADKIVGTAGQVADEKSTKIDRLGVGMLDLDGAQRLASLDAEKYGKANLQPLLKGAYSQAPKLVLADLENPEKTAYITKLSSGLNGGLSVMLDGSSEDVRGVYNTILNATPKLPYFKVDRTISACRNCGSKLGQGDARCRRCKSVATFQYSTAA from the coding sequence TTGCAGGCGGCTCCTCGAAGGGTAAAGACGATCTACAGCGTAATCGCGTCCCCCCAGAGGCTCGAGATCCTCAGGATTCTCAACATCAAGGGCCCCCTGACCTACAGCGCGCTCAAGACTCTCGCAGGCTTCAAGTCCAAGAAGGAATCCGGGAAGTTCGCGTACCACCTCCGGAAGCTCGTCAAGCAGCTCCTGATTCAGCTCAACAGGCAGGAGAGGAAATACACCGTGACCAACCTCGGGAGGCTGGTGCTCAACCTGACCCGCCAGATCGAGGAGCAGTCCCTCGTCGAGAGCGGGAAGCTGTACGTGAGGACCTCTCACCAGACGATGGAGGAATTCAACGCCAACAAGATCTTGCAGTCCCTCGTAAAGGAGGCTGGGATGCCGGTAGAGCTGGCCCAGAAGATCACCAGCGAGACAGAGTCGAGGCTCTACAAGTTCCAGACCCAATACCTGACGGCCCCTCTCATACGCGAGATAGTCAACGCGCTCCTAGTGGAGCACAGCATGGAAGAGTACAGGCACAAGCTCACGCGGCTCGGGATGCCGATCTACGACGTGACCCAGCTACTGGGGAAGGCTGGCGACGACGGAGGGAACGTGGAATCGCTGGTCCACCAGACCGGCAAGCAGGTCTTCTCCGAGTACCTGCTCCTCGAACAGCTCCCAAGGGACGTCGCCGACGCCCACCTGTCGGGAGACATCCACATCGCAAACGCAGGCTCTTGGGGCCTGACCCCTGACACGGTCTTCGTCGACCTGCTCTCCGTCAGGAGCGCGGGCCTCAACCCTCGCGGAAGGATAGCGAACACTTCGATGATACCCAGCCCCGAGAACTCAGAGAGAGCCCTGGGGATAGTGCTCAACATGTCGTCGATGCTTACGAGGGAGGTCTCGGACGAGGTGACCTTCAGGAACTTCCTGCAGTTCGTCGCGCCTTTCTGCAAGTCAAGGGGCAAGAGGGAGCTGGAGTCGCTCTTCCTGAGGTTCTTCGAAATGCTCAGCTCGCCGATGGCCGGCACTGAGGCGCCCGCGGTCAGCCTCGAGCTGAACCCGTACAAGCACGATGACATCGGAAGGGAGGTGATGGACAGGACGCTCGACGCCGCCCTCGGAGCCTACAGGAGCTTCGTAGAGGAGACGCCGAGGCCTGACGTCAGGCTCCTCCTGGCTAAGCCAGGCAGGGTCGACGAGACCAAGACGCTCAAAGACGCGGCCGCGATCATCTTCAACGGTGGGAGGATCGCCTTCTTCTCCTCGGACCAGAGGAGGAGCTTTCTCGGGCTCAACGCCAACATCCTCGGTCAGGACTCCCAGGCGGACAACATCAGCGTGCTGCACGGGCTGAGCCTGAACCTCCCTCGGCTCGCCTACGACTCCAACCAGGACGAGACGTACTTCAGAGCCAAGCTGGCGCTTCTCATCAGCGTGGCGGCAGACGCCCTTTCGACCAGGAGGAGGCTGATCGAGAGGACGCTGAAGCGGGGCCTTCTTCCATCTCTGGCTGCGGGGTCGGACGCAGTGACATCAGAGACGATGCCGCTGATAATGAACCTGGTCGGGATGGATGAGACGCTGGCCAGCCTGATAAGAGACCCGACAGTGTCGTCGAGGTACGAGCTCGCTGACAAGATCGTGGGCACCGCCGGGCAGGTGGCGGACGAGAAGTCGACCAAGATCGACAGGCTGGGAGTCGGGATGCTGGACTTGGACGGTGCGCAAAGGCTCGCCTCCCTGGACGCGGAGAAGTACGGCAAGGCCAACCTTCAGCCGCTGCTCAAGGGAGCGTACTCGCAGGCCCCCAAGCTCGTCCTTGCGGACCTCGAGAACCCGGAGAAGACGGCCTACATCACGAAGCTCTCTTCGGGGCTCAACGGGGGGCTCTCGGTGATGCTCGACGGCTCCTCGGAGGACGTGCGCGGAGTCTACAACACGATCCTCAACGCGACGCCGAAGCTTCCGTACTTCAAAGTGGACAGGACGATCTCGGCCTGCAGGAATTGCGGGTCGAAGCTCGGGCAGGGGGATGCTCGCTGCCGGAGGTGCAAGTCGGTCGCGACTTTCCAGTATTCGACAGCGGCGTGA
- a CDS encoding V-type ATP synthase subunit D: MSVASGGSVLPTKIELIGTRKRLQTAVRVKKVLDDKRDVLLKRLDEMIQQATAARDEISQPLSDAYLALYDAYLKLGPLRLEGIAANTPPMVEADVTVRRIVDVDVPTVKLSEKEVGMTYGFADSNVAVDRASRQMRKVLPSIFRAAEYENAIFRLAKELEKTQRLLNALEYMIIPRYEGSIRYIQQTLEEREREEFTRLKHVKKVLERKAAA, translated from the coding sequence ATGTCGGTAGCCTCAGGCGGAAGCGTCCTCCCGACCAAGATCGAGCTCATCGGGACCCGCAAGCGGCTCCAGACCGCCGTCAGGGTCAAGAAGGTCCTCGACGACAAGCGCGACGTCCTCCTCAAGCGCCTCGACGAGATGATCCAGCAGGCGACGGCGGCCCGGGACGAGATCTCCCAGCCCCTCTCGGACGCGTACCTCGCCCTCTACGACGCCTACCTCAAGCTGGGCCCCCTCAGGCTCGAAGGGATAGCGGCCAACACCCCCCCAATGGTCGAGGCCGACGTGACCGTGAGGAGGATAGTCGACGTGGACGTCCCCACGGTAAAGCTCTCGGAGAAGGAGGTCGGGATGACCTACGGGTTCGCCGACAGCAACGTGGCCGTCGACCGGGCCTCTAGGCAGATGCGCAAGGTCCTCCCCTCGATCTTCAGGGCCGCCGAGTACGAGAACGCGATCTTCAGGCTGGCCAAGGAGCTTGAGAAGACCCAGCGCCTCCTCAACGCCCTGGAGTACATGATCATCCCGAGGTACGAGGGCTCCATCAGGTACATCCAGCAGACACTCGAAGAGAGGGAGAGAGAGGAGTTCACCAGGCTAAAGCATGTTAAGAAGGTCCTGGAGAGGAAGGCAGCGGCATGA